One stretch of Balneola sp. MJW-20 DNA includes these proteins:
- a CDS encoding DUF2268 domain-containing putative Zn-dependent protease (predicted Zn-dependent protease with a strongly conserved HExxH motif) → MRSEKIRDKGMILSLVLFLFMMPVSNHAFSNEVSVEVHFSESAQDLTSDERDLIKGIIEETAHKSEKLFNRFPDSIKVEVSIIDRDLSTVHGVTGRAMTHDPAGHVIVEISEIHTGGIAGAVDAGLRAVLFHEFHHLSRGWSITQNEFGRGIDIAAVNEGLAVVFAEEYSGVKSEGNAYPKEVEEWVQEILELPEDAEYSTWVSGIHPDGRAYIGYRAGNYLIRKAMNKSGMSILELSVLNPEEIIEMAGY, encoded by the coding sequence ATGAGAAGTGAAAAAATTAGGGATAAAGGTATGATCCTCTCGCTAGTTCTTTTTCTATTTATGATGCCTGTGAGCAATCATGCATTTTCAAATGAAGTCTCTGTTGAGGTTCATTTTTCAGAGAGTGCACAGGACTTGACCAGTGATGAAAGAGACCTAATTAAAGGAATCATAGAGGAGACGGCCCATAAAAGTGAAAAACTATTCAATAGATTTCCGGATAGTATAAAGGTCGAAGTCAGTATCATTGACAGAGATTTGAGTACAGTACATGGAGTTACCGGAAGAGCTATGACTCATGATCCGGCAGGACATGTGATCGTTGAGATCTCAGAAATCCATACCGGTGGGATAGCTGGCGCCGTAGACGCTGGTTTACGTGCGGTTCTGTTTCATGAATTTCATCATCTGAGCAGGGGATGGTCCATCACTCAGAATGAATTTGGTCGGGGTATCGATATCGCTGCTGTAAATGAAGGATTAGCAGTGGTTTTTGCAGAAGAATATTCAGGAGTAAAATCTGAAGGAAATGCCTATCCGAAGGAAGTAGAAGAATGGGTGCAAGAGATACTTGAGCTTCCGGAAGATGCTGAGTACTCGACCTGGGTTTCCGGAATCCATCCGGACGGCCGAGCATATATTGGCTACCGGGCAGGGAATTATCTGATCCGAAAAGCGATGAATAAATCTGGTATGAGTATTCTGGAATTGAGTGTACTTAATCCGGAGGAGATCATCGAAATGGCCGGTTATTGA
- a CDS encoding FAD-dependent oxidoreductase: protein MNNIILYGADWCPDCKRAKVFLDENNIAYDFIDVDIHEEATRKVEQINKGKRIIPTLIINGKSYSNPDNNELASVLGINDIGRIVLYGADWCPDCRKSKSFLDDNKVNYQYIDIEEHEWAIPIITEINDGKRKIPTIVINDEQILVEPENEELRSALDLEQSKEEKVFDVIIIGGGAAGLTASIYAERDRFSSLILEKKTIGGNAFLTEKIENYPGFTSISGPDLMDKMKEQALVYGATIKTGEEVTSIQKENGMFRVTTKFTSYCGKSVILATGSSYRRLGIPGESELIGSGVHFCATCDGAFYRDKDIIVVGGGNSALEEGIFLSGFVKSVKIITIDPEFTASETYTEKLPGISNITTYKNKNSLEFISEDGKFKGLMIEDNETREQELIEADGAFVFIGLTPNTKSFKEIVELDERGFIVTHDLAQTSVDGIFAAGDCRKGAIAQVAAATGEGVLASYGVRKYLK, encoded by the coding sequence ATGAATAATATAATACTATACGGAGCGGATTGGTGCCCTGATTGCAAACGTGCAAAAGTCTTTCTGGATGAAAATAATATAGCCTATGATTTCATAGATGTCGATATCCATGAGGAAGCGACCCGGAAAGTAGAACAGATCAATAAGGGAAAGAGGATCATCCCAACATTGATAATAAACGGGAAGTCCTATTCCAATCCTGACAACAATGAGCTGGCTTCGGTCCTCGGTATTAATGACATCGGAAGGATTGTTTTATATGGAGCGGACTGGTGCCCGGACTGCAGAAAGTCAAAATCATTTCTGGATGACAATAAAGTAAACTATCAGTACATCGACATTGAGGAACATGAGTGGGCCATTCCGATCATTACCGAGATCAATGATGGCAAGCGAAAGATCCCGACGATCGTGATCAATGATGAGCAAATTCTGGTGGAACCTGAAAATGAAGAGCTCAGATCGGCTTTAGATCTCGAACAATCTAAGGAAGAAAAAGTATTCGATGTGATCATTATAGGGGGAGGCGCGGCCGGACTTACCGCTTCGATCTATGCAGAACGGGATCGTTTCAGCTCTTTAATTCTTGAGAAGAAGACTATCGGGGGGAATGCATTTCTGACCGAAAAGATCGAAAACTACCCGGGATTTACCTCCATCTCCGGACCGGATCTTATGGACAAAATGAAAGAGCAAGCATTAGTGTATGGTGCAACCATTAAAACAGGGGAGGAGGTAACAAGTATTCAGAAAGAAAATGGAATGTTCAGGGTTACCACTAAATTTACCTCATATTGCGGTAAGTCGGTGATCCTGGCTACCGGATCCAGTTACCGCCGGTTAGGAATACCAGGTGAATCGGAGCTGATAGGTTCTGGCGTTCACTTTTGTGCTACCTGCGACGGTGCTTTTTATCGGGACAAGGATATCATTGTGGTGGGTGGAGGTAACTCTGCCCTCGAAGAAGGCATTTTTCTGTCAGGCTTTGTGAAAAGTGTCAAGATCATAACCATAGATCCGGAGTTTACAGCATCGGAAACCTATACAGAAAAGCTGCCAGGAATCAGCAATATCACAACCTATAAAAATAAGAATTCCCTGGAGTTTATAAGCGAGGACGGAAAGTTCAAAGGGTTAATGATTGAGGACAATGAGACCAGAGAACAAGAACTCATCGAGGCCGATGGAGCTTTTGTATTTATTGGATTAACTCCGAACACTAAAAGCTTTAAAGAAATCGTGGAGCTTGATGAGCGTGGGTTTATAGTTACCCATGATTTAGCTCAAACCTCTGTTGATGGAATATTTGCTGCCGGAGATTGCCGTAAAGGAGCAATTGCTCAAGTGGCGGCAGCCACGGGCGAGGGTGTTTTAGCCAGTTATGGAGTGAGAAAGTATCTTAAGTGA
- a CDS encoding copper-translocating P-type ATPase, whose amino-acid sequence MNHSKHNDHTNHGDHSHHEDHSGHDHEHHSHHDHHKMMVEDFKFRFWWVLALTIPVMALSPMIQQFLNVDWRFTGDTWILAGLSTIVFFFGGWPFLTGLKDELKKKQPGMMTLIGLAISIAYFYSTAVVFGFEGDLLYWELSTLVAIMLVGHWIEMRSVMSASSALEELAALLPGEAHRVNEDGSVEDVPVEELIKGDRLLVKPGEKIPADGKVVKGSSSVNEAMLTGESKPVNKSTGDEVIGGAVNEKGSLTIEISRIGEDSFLSQVMQLVEEAQQSKSRTQNLANRAAFWLTILAITAGLITFFAWIYFTGQSFDFAMNRTVAVMVITCPHALGLAIPLVVSRSTSIAASNGFLIRDRAAFEQARNLDAVIFDKTGTLTKGTFTVTDILNFNEQFSDEELLKYAASLESNSEHPLAKGILEKAEETWEPEEFESITGKGIEGVVNGKSVKVVSPGYVKEQKLDYPEDEIEKTSSQGKTVVFVVIDNELAGAIALGDEIRESSKHAIQALHDMGIESIMLTGDNRQTAEYVAKELNIDQVFAEVLPDEKAAKVKEVQSQGKKVAMTGDGVNDAPALAQADVGIAIGAGSDVAVETGDIVLVKDNPQDVTSLVRLSRSTYKKMVQNLWWASGYNIGAIPLAAGALYAWGIILSPALGAVLMSLSTIIVAINARFLKMD is encoded by the coding sequence ATGAACCATTCAAAGCATAACGACCACACGAATCATGGAGATCATTCACATCATGAAGATCATTCCGGTCATGATCACGAGCACCATTCCCATCACGATCACCATAAAATGATGGTAGAAGATTTTAAATTCCGGTTCTGGTGGGTGCTGGCTTTAACCATTCCGGTTATGGCTTTATCTCCCATGATACAGCAGTTCCTGAATGTAGACTGGAGGTTTACCGGTGATACCTGGATCCTCGCAGGACTATCTACCATCGTATTCTTTTTCGGAGGCTGGCCTTTCCTGACTGGCCTGAAAGACGAATTGAAAAAGAAACAACCCGGAATGATGACCCTGATCGGGTTGGCGATATCTATTGCCTACTTTTACAGTACAGCTGTGGTATTCGGCTTTGAAGGGGATCTGCTTTACTGGGAGTTATCAACACTGGTGGCCATTATGTTAGTGGGGCATTGGATCGAAATGCGCTCCGTGATGAGTGCATCCTCAGCCCTTGAGGAACTGGCAGCGTTGTTGCCGGGTGAAGCTCACAGAGTGAATGAAGATGGTTCTGTAGAGGATGTTCCGGTTGAAGAACTTATAAAGGGCGACCGCTTGCTGGTTAAACCCGGTGAGAAAATCCCAGCTGACGGAAAGGTTGTAAAAGGCAGCTCGAGTGTGAATGAAGCTATGCTGACCGGGGAGTCAAAGCCGGTTAATAAAAGTACCGGAGATGAAGTCATAGGGGGTGCTGTAAATGAAAAAGGTTCATTGACCATTGAGATATCACGCATAGGGGAAGACTCCTTTCTTTCGCAGGTGATGCAACTGGTGGAAGAGGCGCAGCAGAGTAAATCGCGTACGCAAAACCTGGCAAACAGGGCAGCTTTTTGGCTTACCATCCTTGCCATCACGGCCGGACTGATCACCTTTTTCGCCTGGATCTACTTTACCGGTCAAAGTTTTGATTTCGCGATGAACCGTACGGTAGCAGTCATGGTGATAACATGTCCGCATGCTCTGGGTCTTGCAATACCACTGGTTGTCTCCCGGTCCACAAGTATTGCTGCTTCAAATGGTTTTCTGATCAGGGACCGGGCTGCTTTTGAGCAGGCACGAAATCTGGACGCGGTGATCTTTGACAAAACGGGAACCTTAACCAAAGGTACTTTCACCGTAACAGACATTCTCAACTTCAATGAGCAGTTTAGTGATGAGGAATTGCTTAAGTATGCCGCATCTCTCGAATCTAACTCTGAACATCCATTAGCAAAAGGAATACTTGAGAAGGCAGAGGAAACGTGGGAACCCGAAGAATTTGAATCCATTACCGGAAAAGGAATAGAGGGAGTAGTCAACGGAAAATCTGTAAAAGTGGTCAGTCCGGGATACGTCAAAGAACAGAAACTGGATTATCCGGAAGATGAGATCGAAAAAACCTCATCTCAGGGGAAAACGGTTGTATTTGTTGTAATCGATAATGAACTGGCCGGAGCCATTGCATTGGGTGATGAGATACGTGAATCTTCAAAGCATGCCATACAGGCACTGCATGACATGGGTATTGAAAGCATCATGCTCACAGGAGACAACAGACAAACAGCTGAATATGTGGCCAAAGAGTTAAATATCGACCAGGTATTTGCTGAAGTACTGCCTGATGAAAAAGCCGCAAAAGTAAAAGAAGTCCAGAGTCAGGGCAAAAAGGTAGCCATGACCGGAGACGGGGTGAATGACGCTCCGGCACTGGCCCAGGCAGATGTGGGAATTGCTATTGGAGCAGGATCAGACGTTGCAGTGGAAACCGGCGATATCGTACTGGTGAAAGATAATCCGCAGGATGTGACCTCACTGGTTCGGTTATCACGTTCCACTTATAAAAAGATGGTGCAGAATTTATGGTGGGCATCCGGTTACAATATTGGTGCCATTCCTTTGGCTGCCGGCGCCTTATATGCCTGGGGAATCATACTGAGCCCGGCACTGGGCGCAGTGCTTATGTCTCTTAGTACAATAATAGTGGCTATTAATGCACGCTTTTTGAAGATGGACTGA
- a CDS encoding DoxX family membrane protein codes for MKDKAEVIIRVLLGLALIVFGLDKFFQFVPHGHEMTEELIAAYNGLLANKFIMPTVGIVEIISGLLLVSGRYLIVAFGAMIPIAYSILGFHIAVDIHGILPGLIVALLLGYLIWYRRSAISKILRSVDHV; via the coding sequence ATGAAAGATAAAGCAGAAGTAATCATCAGAGTTTTACTGGGCCTGGCATTGATCGTATTTGGTCTGGATAAATTTTTCCAATTTGTCCCTCATGGTCATGAGATGACGGAAGAACTGATAGCAGCCTACAATGGTCTGCTGGCAAACAAGTTTATCATGCCTACAGTGGGTATTGTGGAAATTATATCCGGGTTGCTATTAGTCTCCGGGCGATATCTTATCGTGGCTTTTGGTGCTATGATACCAATTGCATATAGCATTCTGGGTTTTCACATTGCAGTAGACATCCATGGTATATTGCCTGGACTGATCGTGGCCCTTTTACTTGGTTACCTGATCTGGTACCGAAGATCAGCTATTTCAAAGATCCTGAGATCGGTTGATCATGTTTGA
- a CDS encoding helix-turn-helix domain-containing protein has translation MKIYIKNMVCDRCKRAVRRTFEDVGLNPVQIDLGEVEIEEEEVSAQREKLTAGLHKEGFELLDDKRIQIIEKVKNIITDLIYNRDNELDVNLSEYLTERIYKEYSYISNLFSEVEGITIEKYYILQKIERVKELLIYDEMTLSEIAFQLNYSSTAYLSNQFKSVTGSTPTQFKKLRNIHRHSIDDL, from the coding sequence ATGAAGATTTATATCAAAAATATGGTTTGCGACCGATGTAAACGCGCAGTCCGCAGAACATTTGAGGATGTTGGCCTGAATCCTGTTCAAATAGATCTAGGTGAGGTTGAAATAGAAGAGGAGGAGGTATCAGCGCAAAGAGAAAAGTTAACAGCAGGCCTTCATAAAGAAGGATTTGAACTGCTTGATGACAAAAGAATTCAGATCATAGAAAAGGTCAAGAATATTATTACCGATCTCATATATAACAGGGATAACGAACTTGATGTAAATCTGTCTGAGTACCTCACTGAAAGGATCTATAAAGAATACAGTTATATAAGTAATCTGTTCTCAGAGGTAGAGGGAATAACCATAGAGAAATACTACATCCTTCAAAAAATTGAGCGTGTAAAAGAACTATTGATTTATGATGAAATGACTCTCAGTGAGATCGCTTTTCAACTAAACTATTCCAGTACTGCTTACCTTAGCAATCAGTTTAAAAGTGTGACCGGCAGTACACCTACGCAGTTTAAAAAACTCCGCAACATACACCGGCACTCAATCGACGATCTGTAA
- a CDS encoding AraC family transcriptional regulator ligand-binding domain-containing protein has translation MSFLIKSIFKKVVDQAESEGLPAEVYSHLGVEDILTNDSNYAPSGPFFDLYEIIDQHLEPAFSIRVASRMVLDDYGVLGLTWKTCLSPRDMFVRCERFFILMTDTLLFKIEDEGDTGSIYLLREATRRGIEISNESSLVAALTVINKVTGADIRPLKATFIHDNPGTVTPYEEFFGCPVHFGQKHNRLIFRSEDLDTRSIKADKSINRFMIERLKERADGEEVVIDQLIRDTTELIKDALPSGIPFAGDIGRHLGMSTRTLSRRLSEKGTTYRQLVHDTQKKMSTELLRNTSETVSEIAFQAGFSEQSAFNRAFKRWTGQSPLEYRNSQ, from the coding sequence ATGAGTTTTTTGATCAAAAGCATATTTAAAAAAGTGGTCGACCAGGCTGAGAGTGAAGGCCTGCCTGCTGAGGTATATTCTCATTTGGGGGTAGAAGATATTCTTACAAACGACTCGAATTATGCGCCGTCCGGTCCGTTTTTTGATCTTTATGAGATCATAGATCAGCATCTTGAGCCTGCTTTTTCCATTAGGGTTGCCAGCCGGATGGTGCTGGATGATTATGGGGTGCTGGGCCTTACATGGAAAACCTGCCTGTCTCCCAGGGATATGTTTGTACGCTGTGAGCGTTTTTTTATCCTTATGACCGACACCCTGCTTTTCAAGATCGAAGATGAAGGGGATACCGGGAGTATCTACCTGTTGCGGGAGGCTACACGGAGAGGAATAGAGATCTCCAATGAAAGCTCACTGGTAGCTGCGCTCACAGTCATAAATAAGGTCACCGGGGCAGATATCCGACCGTTGAAAGCAACTTTTATTCATGACAACCCGGGTACTGTAACACCCTATGAAGAATTTTTCGGGTGTCCGGTCCATTTTGGACAGAAGCATAACAGGCTCATATTCAGATCTGAGGATCTCGATACCCGATCTATTAAAGCCGATAAAAGCATCAATCGGTTCATGATCGAACGTCTCAAAGAGCGAGCAGACGGCGAAGAAGTAGTGATTGACCAGCTTATCAGAGATACCACCGAGCTCATCAAAGACGCTTTACCCAGTGGAATTCCATTCGCCGGTGATATTGGAAGACATCTTGGAATGAGCACCCGGACCCTCAGTCGCAGACTCTCTGAAAAAGGGACTACCTATCGTCAGCTTGTGCATGATACCCAGAAAAAGATGAGTACGGAACTTCTCAGAAATACTTCTGAAACCGTTAGTGAGATCGCTTTTCAAGCCGGTTTCTCTGAACAAAGTGCATTTAACAGAGCCTTTAAACGCTGGACCGGACAATCTCCTCTTGAATACCGAAACAGCCAATAA
- a CDS encoding DUF1772 domain-containing protein → MELTLNSIILFIAILLTGLSAGLFYAWQVSVIPGTQLASDTTYLETMQHINRAIINPFFMLIFLGSLVAQVACVFVFRENPTVFWLLLTATLFYGATVGITGAGNVPLNDELDKVELSTLSTEQEHSIRVDYEKPWNRLHLIRTIFSVLSFMLLLIAALTLG, encoded by the coding sequence ATGGAACTAACACTCAATTCAATCATTTTATTTATTGCAATACTTTTGACAGGTTTGTCAGCGGGTCTTTTTTATGCATGGCAGGTCTCCGTCATTCCAGGTACCCAGCTCGCCTCAGATACAACCTATCTGGAAACGATGCAACACATAAACAGGGCCATTATAAACCCTTTCTTTATGCTCATTTTTTTGGGCTCACTGGTCGCACAGGTAGCCTGTGTGTTTGTGTTCCGAGAGAATCCAACAGTATTCTGGCTGCTCCTCACAGCTACACTCTTCTATGGTGCAACCGTAGGAATAACCGGAGCAGGAAATGTACCCTTGAATGATGAGCTGGATAAAGTAGAGCTATCAACGTTAAGTACCGAACAAGAGCATTCCATAAGAGTGGACTATGAGAAGCCATGGAACCGGCTTCATCTTATCCGGACCATTTTTTCGGTGCTCTCTTTTATGCTCTTATTAATCGCAGCACTCACCTTGGGCTGA
- a CDS encoding isochorismatase family protein — protein MNNLIKTIPLIMILGLLIVSNSLAQLPEPGFVIDDRTAFVITDPQNDFLSPEGVAWGAVGQSVQENNTVENLETIFRIAENYTFPVFVSPHYYYHHDHQWKFEGALEVLMHNINMFDRGDQLSTEGFENSGADFLNVYKKYIEQNNVTVVGPHKVFGPEQNDLSLQLRKQKIDKVIIAGMSGNLCVEAHMRELIEDGFEVAVVSDATASAILPGLDGNQAAQTNFRMISSHVYTTEELASTVEKAKLSKAD, from the coding sequence ATGAACAATTTAATTAAAACTATACCCCTAATAATGATCCTTGGATTGTTAATCGTGTCCAACAGCCTTGCTCAATTACCTGAGCCCGGTTTTGTAATTGATGACCGAACTGCCTTTGTCATTACTGATCCTCAGAATGATTTTTTAAGTCCCGAGGGCGTCGCCTGGGGCGCAGTCGGGCAAAGCGTTCAGGAAAATAATACCGTAGAAAACCTGGAAACTATTTTCCGCATTGCTGAAAACTACACTTTTCCTGTATTCGTATCTCCACACTACTACTATCATCATGATCATCAGTGGAAATTCGAAGGTGCACTAGAGGTTCTTATGCATAACATCAACATGTTTGATCGTGGTGACCAGCTCTCTACCGAAGGATTTGAGAATTCCGGTGCTGATTTTCTGAACGTGTACAAAAAATATATCGAACAAAATAATGTCACAGTAGTCGGACCTCATAAGGTTTTTGGTCCGGAGCAAAATGACCTTAGCCTGCAGCTCAGAAAGCAGAAGATCGATAAAGTTATTATCGCCGGAATGTCCGGTAACCTTTGTGTTGAAGCACACATGAGGGAACTCATTGAGGATGGATTTGAAGTTGCCGTGGTCAGTGATGCTACGGCATCTGCAATCCTTCCCGGACTGGATGGCAATCAAGCGGCTCAAACCAATTTCAGGATGATCTCAAGTCATGTATATACCACTGAAGAGCTGGCAAGTACAGTTGAGAAAGCAAAACTCTCTAAAGCAGATTGA
- a CDS encoding NmrA family NAD(P)-binding protein produces the protein MKENYLVIGGTGKTGRKVVSNLEDKGLNVRIGSRSSSPAFEWEDPSTWGDVLKEIDRMYVVFYPDLAVPGAYEAIRELMLLAKREGVKKVVLLSGKGEKEAERCEDLVASSGMDYTLVRASWFNQNFSESFFLDPVLTGEVALPMPDARIPFTDTGDIADVVTAALISDEHNGQTYEVTGPRTLTFEEAVNEIAKATGRSISFKPVTLQEYTEGMKMAGLPADYIWLFEYLFQEVLGNPKNQVVSNDVERVLGRKPIDFSEYAAKTAETGVWEQKVSTM, from the coding sequence ATGAAAGAGAATTATCTAGTTATTGGCGGAACGGGTAAAACCGGCCGTAAAGTAGTATCCAATCTTGAAGATAAAGGATTAAATGTACGTATAGGATCCAGAAGCAGCTCCCCTGCTTTTGAATGGGAAGACCCTTCCACATGGGGTGATGTGCTAAAGGAAATCGATCGAATGTACGTGGTATTCTATCCGGACCTTGCAGTACCGGGCGCGTATGAGGCCATCAGGGAACTGATGTTACTGGCAAAACGAGAAGGAGTAAAAAAAGTAGTGCTCTTGTCCGGGAAAGGAGAAAAGGAAGCCGAACGATGTGAAGACCTGGTTGCCAGTTCCGGTATGGATTATACACTGGTCCGTGCATCCTGGTTCAATCAGAACTTCAGTGAAAGCTTCTTTTTGGATCCTGTACTGACTGGGGAAGTAGCCCTGCCTATGCCGGATGCAAGAATACCCTTCACTGATACCGGTGATATTGCCGACGTGGTTACTGCCGCACTTATCAGTGATGAACATAACGGCCAAACCTATGAAGTGACCGGACCCCGGACCCTGACCTTTGAGGAAGCGGTAAACGAAATTGCAAAAGCTACCGGAAGATCGATCTCATTTAAACCCGTTACACTTCAGGAATATACTGAGGGCATGAAGATGGCCGGTCTTCCTGCAGATTATATCTGGTTATTTGAATATCTGTTTCAGGAAGTACTTGGGAATCCTAAAAACCAGGTCGTAAGCAATGATGTAGAACGAGTACTGGGGCGTAAACCCATAGATTTTTCCGAGTATGCTGCCAAAACGGCTGAGACGGGAGTCTGGGAACAAAAAGTAAGCACAATGTGA
- a CDS encoding NAD-dependent epimerase/dehydratase family protein produces MKLFLTGATGYVGQHCLYYFLERGHQVYALTRSDQDFAHDDLNWINGSLEDPTSYREYLAEADVILHLAMEYGSDTGRRDIDRVAVETFIESGTYTLYTGNLYTSHQPGMIIKEESLPDGHYWWNDHESLILAADTPSAVIRLGFVYGGSGCYLWPGLSANDEGNIPYCGSQIHHWPFVHVNDVVRLYEMILTKQAEGIFHAVDDQPVIIGEVLKKVSELQGGTPFRVPHGTAKERLGGFADHMLKNILVTKERSEMIGWKPEHDSFIKSAEVAYKNYLQANTKEHV; encoded by the coding sequence ATGAAGCTATTTTTAACCGGAGCAACCGGCTACGTGGGCCAACACTGCCTGTACTATTTTCTAGAGAGAGGCCATCAGGTATATGCCCTCACTCGCAGCGATCAGGACTTCGCACATGATGATCTTAATTGGATAAATGGCTCGCTCGAAGATCCTACCTCGTACCGGGAATATCTTGCTGAGGCCGATGTCATACTTCATCTCGCCATGGAGTATGGTTCTGATACCGGCCGCAGGGATATTGATCGTGTTGCCGTCGAGACTTTCATTGAATCAGGTACATACACCCTATACACCGGTAATTTATACACAAGTCACCAGCCCGGTATGATTATAAAAGAAGAATCACTCCCTGACGGGCATTACTGGTGGAATGATCACGAATCTCTGATCCTTGCTGCTGATACCCCCTCTGCTGTGATTCGCTTGGGGTTTGTTTATGGTGGATCTGGTTGCTACCTCTGGCCGGGCTTATCTGCAAATGATGAGGGTAATATCCCGTATTGCGGTTCACAGATCCATCATTGGCCTTTCGTACATGTTAATGATGTCGTCCGGCTTTATGAGATGATCCTCACTAAACAAGCGGAAGGAATTTTTCATGCAGTGGATGACCAACCGGTCATCATCGGGGAGGTACTAAAAAAGGTATCTGAACTACAGGGAGGAACACCGTTTAGAGTTCCTCACGGTACGGCGAAAGAACGCTTGGGAGGGTTTGCAGATCACATGCTTAAGAATATTCTGGTTACCAAAGAACGATCTGAAATGATCGGTTGGAAACCTGAGCATGACAGCTTCATTAAATCTGCTGAGGTAGCCTATAAAAATTACTTGCAGGCTAATACGAAAGAACACGTTTAA
- a CDS encoding alpha/beta fold hydrolase, with amino-acid sequence MSQSNSKLTIDEYTISHYEYSKNSGPYVLLLHGWEGNAGNMEAFVQPLIEQGFNIIAPNAPAHYSSSGSQCTLRDYQQIIVGIIQRFNPEIILSHSFGTAAAMLAMREVRPLQIQKFISISAPDRMLDIVTAFTRFLGLSKTQEFAFLSFIEEQLDLSFEEAEVHTILSALSVDTLIIHDENDTIISVDNAYRVAKANHRSRLFITKGYGHYRILWNQDLINTVTNFLLETKEQLADYS; translated from the coding sequence TTGAGTCAATCCAACTCTAAGCTAACTATAGATGAGTATACTATCTCTCATTATGAATATTCCAAAAATTCAGGGCCTTACGTTCTGCTCCTTCATGGTTGGGAAGGTAATGCGGGAAACATGGAAGCCTTTGTTCAACCCCTTATTGAGCAAGGTTTCAATATCATTGCACCCAATGCTCCTGCTCACTATAGCAGTAGTGGCAGCCAATGTACGCTAAGGGATTATCAGCAAATTATTGTAGGTATAATTCAGAGATTCAATCCGGAGATCATTTTGTCGCATTCCTTTGGGACAGCGGCTGCAATGTTAGCAATGAGAGAAGTCAGACCGCTACAGATACAAAAGTTCATATCCATCAGTGCACCTGACCGAATGCTTGATATAGTCACTGCTTTTACCCGGTTTCTCGGGTTATCAAAAACTCAGGAATTTGCCTTCTTGAGTTTTATTGAAGAGCAGCTGGATCTATCCTTTGAAGAAGCTGAAGTTCACACAATACTGTCTGCTCTAAGTGTGGATACCCTCATCATACATGATGAAAATGACACGATCATATCGGTTGATAATGCATACAGAGTAGCTAAAGCAAATCATCGAAGCAGGCTATTCATTACCAAAGGTTATGGCCACTATCGTATCCTTTGGAATCAGGACCTCATTAACACCGTAACAAACTTCTTATTGGAAACGAAGGAGCAACTCGCTGATTATTCATAA